The genomic DNA ACAAAATCAATTAAACGGGCACAAAAGATTTCACCTTTTGTCCATTAATTATTACGGAATCATACAATCATTCAGTAACAAGAACCAAACATGCATAAGACAAACAATGACACACAAGAAAGTCAAATTAAGAATTGGGTTCAAAAACTCAATAATCACCTTATCCTTTCTCCCATTCTTCCTTACTCTGATCTCCACTCTCCGCTCAGCTGAGATCCCTTCACCCTCCATTACTCCTCACCTGAAACCACACTTTCCTCTCACACTAGAACCCCTGATTCGTAACCCAGAATGGTTTCTCAACTGAAAACGCCAAAACCCATCAAAGGATTCACCAGAAAGCAAACACCAAAGAGTCCTCGGAGTTATAAAGAAGGAACCTTTCTGATTTGGGTATCTCTCCACTAAGGTAATAAGAAAAagataggtttttttttaattgggaagaagaagaaggagaaaagggtTTACATTACACGTGTAGTAGTGAAAGGAGGTTTTCAATTTCAATGGTGATTTCCCGATTTGAGAGGCTAACGAGAAAACTCAGTCCAACACAACACACCACAACAACTCAGCACGCGAGTCTTCTGCCCCAACGCCTCTCTTCTCTATTCTCTATCTATTTCCTCATTTGCTCCCATTTTATTATTCTCAtgtaactcttttctttttcttttttttctctctcagaaTCTTATTATCTAAAACTTTACACTGtagatcaaaactttgcttGGTTTGGTAAATGAAATCTAAATatggtgatgtttttttttctgaaaataaattaagaatacACACATGTTGTGTCAATGTgtcattagaaaataaataattataaatgttaggATTGGAACTAGATTTGGCTCTCCTGAGcttatcaatttattttgttgacaaaaagaaaaaaagatgggaAGTAGATttgtcattagaaaaaaaaatggaaatgtagtctttttttatatataacaatttgctggtataatttatttcttatttattatttcatttttaacaTCTGTTGGTAGAAGTcatgttattaaattttatatttttatattatgtttagtagattttaaaagtatgattttttttattccattttTAGATTTAAAGTATTCTAttgaaatttggatttttttttaaaagtaggtTTTTATTGTACAGCTACAACAAATCCAACTATTGCTCCAtgtattataagttttaacttaAAATAAAGCATTATTCTTGTAATTAATATGgtaaaaataaagattattcCCTCAGTATAGAAACatacagtatattttttttggtggttttaagttttaacgaAGTCTTACCTGTATTTGATTATAAACCCAAggaagtaaattaaaaaatcaatcaagGTTAGGACTTAGGAGGAAGTAACAAAAGAGTGAAAGACTCCAACCACTCTTCTAtttagcacaaaaaaaaatctaaactttttaaCAATCAACACAGTGactgatctcttcttctctcatcaatGGCACTACACCTATGGCAAACTCTCAAAGAAGCAATCCATGCTTACACAGGTCTCTCTCCTGTAGTCTTCTTCACCGCTCTCGCTCTCGCCTTCGCCATTTACCAAGTTGTCTCAGGCTGGTTCGCCTCACCGTTCGATGATGTTCGCCGACATCAGAGAGCTAGATCGTTGGctcaagaggaggaggagccaCCGATTCCTCCGCCTGTTCAAGTCGGTGAGATCACAGAGGATGAGCTTAAACAGTACGATGGCTCTGATCCTCAAAAGCCCCTTCTTATGGCTATCAAACATCAGATCTATGATGTGACACAAAGCAggtgatatattttttttaatctgagtTGGGTTTGGTTTATGGTTTCGTCTAATCTTGTTTAAGTATATAACAACTTAGACTTTGCATGCTTTTTTGTTATCTATGAGACTATGACTATGAAGTTGTGAGAGATCATAAAGTTGTTCACTTTGAGAATCTGTTTTAGGGTGATTGATGTTTTCTTTATGTGTGGCATATTGTAAAGATCCAACCTTTTGCAGAGTTCTTTTTCTCTATGAAGCTGTGATATTGTAAAGTTGTTCACTTTGAGAATCAATTTCACAAAAGTAGTCTAATTTGAGAATCAATCTAGTCGAGCTTTTGGGTTGGCATATTTAAAGAATGTATTATGTTGCTACTTCATACAAGAGAATGATTCAGCGGAAGCTGTTAGtatgttcttgttgttgatgtCTGCTAATTGTGTGACAACTCTCTTAGCTCATCTTTGAGTATATTCAATTTGATCATCTTCTTATGATCACGTTAGACTGGTTATAGTATAcaaagttttgtgttttctagCTTTCCCTGCCTCGTTTGAGCCTATAACAAGTTGGACATTTGTTCACTTTAAGGATAAATTTCGCAAAATTAGTCTAATTTGTATTAATTGATTCTTCCTAAGCTGGTATAGTCGAGCTTTTTGGCTTGCATAGCATAGAAATTATCCTTTTGCTACTTCCATACAAGAGAAATATTCAGATGAAGTTGTAATATGTTCTTGGTATTAATCTCTGCTAGCTGTTAAAATCTTTTGTGAAGGCTCTTAGATCATATTTTAGATCATCTTCTTATGATTACTCGAGACTGGGTTTTATCACTTTTGTGTGTATgagttttgtgtttgtagtgaAAGGTTTGATATTTATTGGCTTATTTGGTTTTGTAGGATGTTCTATGGACCAGGAGGACCATATGCTTTGTTTGCAGGGAGAGATGCTAGCCGAGCCCTTGCAAAGATGTCGTTTGAGGAGAAAGACTTGACTTGGGATATCTCTGGTCTTGGTCCTTTTGAGCTAGAAGCTCTTCAAGATTGGGAGTACAAGTTCATGAGCAAGTATGCCAAGGTTGGTACTGTGAAAGTGACCGGTTCAGAACCTGAAACCGCCTCTGTGTCTGAACCCGTAGAAACCGGTGATCGTGATGCTCATAAGACCACAACGCCTGAGAAGACTGTTGTGGAGAAGAGTGACGAGGCTCCTGCTGAGAGTGATTTGAAGAAAGAATAGAGTCCATTTCGGATGTATGCTCTCCTTTGTCATAGAGACCAGTTTTATTAAAAGGATTGTAGAATCTCTAATGTTAATGTGTCAATGTAATCTTTGATGATTAATGATTAGACAAAAAGCACTATAAAGTGTAGACTTTTTCAAATAGATTACTGAGTGGTTGAGTTTATGCTTGTTTTATGACTCTGCTTCATGtatctgaaaaacaaaaaccatcaaGCCTGAACCTGATCTtccccgtttttttttttttttctgtaatttctcttctattttggtttagtttacaTCTTTTTCAGAACTTTTGGATACGaaacaaattataacaaaatattcatACACAATTATGCTCTTCTTTACCTAGGCATTTCTGGTTAGATAGTGATCGCTTGTAGTTTTGATTAGGATCGAGTTAGTCCTCTGGTAGCATAGCAATTATGCTTTGATCGGCACCATTCTTTGGTTCTAATCCGCAAGAACATTATCTCTTATGATTGCCTTGCAGGTTCTAATCTTTCTTTCGAAGTTTCAACTTTTTGACTCCATAAATCTCATGGCTGATCCTAGATATGGGAAGCTATATatgccaaacaaacaaaaaaacacttgctggttcaggaaaaaaaacaagatgcaCTTTTAAGTTTGAAGATTAGAGCGCTTCTCAGCGATTCATATGGGTTAAGACCTACTTGATGTGGGCTCAAAGAGACCTTTTTTCCAAGCTGTCAAGATAATTGAtgaatcctactatattaattgagaagtacaaatataaaactaaccttaaaatgtgtaaaaagttacattcaattgccattagaaaaaaataattaagcttaattaactaatttaaataaatataattaattaaaaataaaaaacactaacatatcaaatattaaaaaatctaaaaaaatctaaaaaaatattttctctctctaataaattatggacgaaattactaattattttttcaaaaatatataaaccaatcagaattttaaaaactaagattttatatccaagtatacaatacaattatttttaataactaaattcgaagattttgttaagttttcaaattatgattctcctatcacttttattttattttatttacaaattgtttggaattttcatataatacttataatttaaaatgcatatttttttcttcatatgttgtgatttgaatttttttaaacgaatatatatttactcattgtatgaaaatgtgtgttttaatttccacattggcaggttggtaaaactaaatttatataaatgataaattaataatttttatttgctcacaattataatattaaaattactattttatatttcacaaaataatgatgcaaatacaacaaacaaacaatataaaagtgtaataatacgtcaaaaataaaatactataatattttaaaataattattattcaaatagactaatagatttacataacaattaaaaataaatattatctcaaacaaaataactttttttttaaataaaacaataatttttattattatattataattttttttttaaaatgttgatccgtgcttaaagcatgggatatatcctagtatatttattaaaacagCAGTCTCAACTCTCTCAAGTCGTGAGAGATATAATTGAAATCGTCAAAGATCAGAAAAAAGCCAAACATGCACCAAGATATTAATGCACATGTAGTTGTTATTATAGCAAATAGCATTCCCCAAACGTAATGGACCGTCGATCGACGTGTACTTTTTGCGTTCACTTTATTTTTGTCTTCAAGAATAATTGAAAACTAAGAAATAAAGAGGCTCAATGTAACCCACGTAGCTAAGGAGTTTGAGATCTACGCTACGACGACCAAACTAGTCGTTAGGAAAGATTTCACAATTTGAGGTTGTGAAGCTTATCTCGTGTTTCCATTCGTTCCTCCTTCAATGCGATCTATGTATATCTGcacctaaaaataaaagtaaatattaccttacattctttcttttttatatacataataaaaaaaaaaaaaattgcaagttGATAGTCTACCCAAAATCCGTAGTAGTTAGTACCCTCATCGCCTTGTTCTAACTTAAGGAGTGATCAAAGTTACACTCTAAATCATAGActaattatcataaattaagattttggattatttgaaaaaaaaaatgcaatataTCCACATGTAATTTTCCTAAATTACTATTCTAGTTGGAACCATTCGGAGAACAAGTAGTAAATCCATGAATGCATTTTCATGTAATATCACACAAAAGGAAAGTTCCATGAGTCATGAATTTagcattttatttgtttactagATGAAGAAGAGCCCATATACATATGCATCTaggttaaattaaaatatatacccCACTTTATAAACCCCACTTTATAgcttatatatacacatcaacAACACAtgaaatgaaatgtaaaaataGTTTTCGTGTGGACCTAATAACTAGCTAAAACTAGTCGTCGTAACTCATTCATGGAGGCTTTGTTCTGCTCTGAGATACCAAATAACAACATCAGATCCTCCATTAACGATctctcttactcttcttcttcttcttcttcttcatatacaTGGCCAATGATCAtgacctcctcttcttctttatctcacACAATCATGGAAACAGATAACAACATTCCTAGATGCGACTGGGATCTTTCTCTCTCCGCCGTTGTTTCCTCTGCATCCACCGGATCAGACGCTATCGGAACAATCGAGTTCGACCCTACCGGAGAGATCATAGCTACAGGAGGTATCGCAAGAAAGATCAGAACGTACCGTTTGAGCTCTTTGTTAAGGTCACGTGACGATCACGTTACGGCTTCAGAGAGCTGTATATGCACGCCGGCGAAGCTAAGCAGTCTCAGATGGAGACCCGATTTATCCGGTCGGGTTATCGGATCGGGAGACTACGACGGGGTTGTCACGGAGTACGACGTCGAGAAACAAGTTCCTGTTTTCGAGAGAGACGAGCATGGAGGTAGAAGGATTGGGAGCATGGACTACACGCTACACAATGGCTCTCTTATAGGCGCGTCGGGCTCCGACGACGGAACGGTTCAAATGTGGGATCCACGTAACGGAGGGTCGTTGGAGGAAATGGTTAGGCCCGGAGGCGGCGCGGCGGTCTGTTCGGTAGAGTTTGATCCGTTCGGTGGAGCTTCCCTAGCCGTCGGATGTGCTGACCGGAATGCTTACGTGTACGACATCAGAAGACTCGTTGATCCTTTGATCGTATTAGACGGTCATACCAAAACGGTGACGTATGCTCGGTTCATGGATCCTCATACGATCGTCACCGGTTCGACCGACGGGAGCTTGAAGCAATGGGATATAAACAACGGACGGCGCGTGGTTCGAACGTACCGGGGGCATGTTAACAGCCGGAATTTTGTCGGGTTGTCGGTTTGGAGACATGGTGGTTTGGTCGTGTCCGGGTCCGAGAATAACCAAGTGTTTGTGTATGATAAGAGGTGGGAGGAACCGGTTTGGGTGTGTGGGTTGGGTCAAACAGACCGGTTTGGGTCTGACCGACGGTTTGTGAGCAGTGTGTGTTTGAGACAAGTGGATGAAGATTGGTGCACACTTGTGGCCGGAGGATCCGATGGGGTTTTAGAGATTTTCTCGGGCAAACGGAGCTAAGTcagtatttatatattatgctCATGATTATTAATACAAAGTTGAACTATAAACTGTctataattattgattttaatatGATTCAATTTCAATGtgaccaattttattttttgtaactgATATTCAGAACTTCCAATCATCGCACTTCGAATACACATTCTATAaggaattaaaatttaattcaaaatggttaacatttttcttttttctcatgaAAGAATATTCACTTTTAAATTCGATGTATATGTTAAGTTGAGACAAAT from Camelina sativa cultivar DH55 chromosome 2, Cs, whole genome shotgun sequence includes the following:
- the LOC104727253 gene encoding membrane steroid-binding protein 1; the protein is MALHLWQTLKEAIHAYTGLSPVVFFTALALAFAIYQVVSGWFASPFDDVRRHQRARSLAQEEEEPPIPPPVQVGEITEDELKQYDGSDPQKPLLMAIKHQIYDVTQSRMFYGPGGPYALFAGRDASRALAKMSFEEKDLTWDISGLGPFELEALQDWEYKFMSKYAKVGTVKVTGSEPETASVSEPVETGDRDAHKTTTPEKTVVEKSDEAPAESDLKKE
- the LOC104727263 gene encoding WD repeat-containing protein RUP1-like, which translates into the protein MEALFCSEIPNNNIRSSINDLSYSSSSSSSSYTWPMIMTSSSSLSHTIMETDNNIPRCDWDLSLSAVVSSASTGSDAIGTIEFDPTGEIIATGGIARKIRTYRLSSLLRSRDDHVTASESCICTPAKLSSLRWRPDLSGRVIGSGDYDGVVTEYDVEKQVPVFERDEHGGRRIGSMDYTLHNGSLIGASGSDDGTVQMWDPRNGGSLEEMVRPGGGAAVCSVEFDPFGGASLAVGCADRNAYVYDIRRLVDPLIVLDGHTKTVTYARFMDPHTIVTGSTDGSLKQWDINNGRRVVRTYRGHVNSRNFVGLSVWRHGGLVVSGSENNQVFVYDKRWEEPVWVCGLGQTDRFGSDRRFVSSVCLRQVDEDWCTLVAGGSDGVLEIFSGKRS